The following proteins are encoded in a genomic region of Synechococcus sp. CBW1002:
- a CDS encoding inositol monophosphatase family protein: MTASPVLSSHLDPALDALVDRVADRQRRDFGHMASDLKADGTLITACDRWSDATLVEGLQWIYPEDGVLSEEGRQVVPDTPSFWVVDPLDGTTNFAAGIPYWAISLARFERGRPVLAVLDVPPLRQRIVAIRGEGAWRNGKRLEPPSLQARTAGCASLCSRSIGVLQKLPNLRFPGKIRLLGVASLNLVSVAMGQTVAALEATPKLWDLAAAWLVLDELACPLRWLDAEPQLLKIGSDQATQDYPVLAADSEDSLERFLPWAEALLD; encoded by the coding sequence ATGACCGCATCCCCCGTCCTCTCCTCCCACCTGGATCCGGCCCTTGATGCCTTGGTCGATCGGGTGGCAGACCGGCAGCGGCGGGATTTCGGGCACATGGCCTCTGATCTGAAGGCCGACGGCACCCTGATCACGGCGTGTGATCGCTGGAGCGATGCCACCCTGGTGGAAGGCCTGCAGTGGATCTATCCCGAGGATGGAGTTCTCAGTGAGGAGGGCCGTCAGGTCGTTCCCGACACCCCGAGCTTCTGGGTTGTGGATCCGCTGGATGGCACCACAAACTTTGCTGCGGGCATCCCGTACTGGGCGATTTCGCTGGCCCGATTCGAACGGGGCCGCCCCGTGCTGGCGGTGCTGGATGTGCCCCCGTTGCGTCAGCGCATCGTGGCGATCCGGGGCGAGGGAGCCTGGCGCAATGGCAAGCGGCTGGAGCCGCCTTCCTTGCAGGCCCGCACGGCGGGATGCGCGTCTCTGTGCAGTCGATCGATCGGGGTGCTGCAGAAGCTGCCGAATCTCCGCTTCCCCGGCAAGATCCGCCTGCTGGGGGTCGCGAGCCTCAACCTGGTGAGTGTGGCCATGGGGCAGACCGTGGCGGCGCTGGAAGCCACCCCGAAGCTCTGGGACCTTGCCGCGGCCTGGCTGGTGCTGGATGAATTGGCCTGCCCGCTCCGCTGGCTCGATGCGGAGCCCCAGTTGCTCAAGATCGGCAGCGACCAGGCCACCCAGGACTATCCGGTGCTGGCCGCGGACAGCGAAGATAGTCTGGAGAGATTCCTCCCGTGGGCTGAAGCCCTGCTGGATTGA